The genomic segment TTGCGTTGGTCCTCTCTTCTGATTGTTTTAATTTCTGCGATCACTTTCCATTTGTAGTGTGTTTTCTCCGACGCGTTCTTATTTTATGCTTTTTTTATGAAGCGTGTCTCCTGTCGTCCCGGTGATTTCTCTGCGTTTAACGTTTTTCGATCACTTCCTGCTTTATCTTTTTTCCGATTACTTCCTTTTTttgtgcctcttctctgccgagtttcttcctgttcttctcacGGGGGGTGCgccgtctctcgcgtttcttgtttttgCCGGCGACTTTCCGTCTGACGCTCTCCCCGATTTTCTTCGTAGAATTGTCTGTACGTCTTCGGCGGGCATGATGGCCAAGAGCGCGTCTCGAACGGTCTGGTCGCGGCGCAGTTGGGGCCGAATGTCGCTCCGCGGCACAAGCAggctggaaagaagaagatgaagaaaaagcaaagtgAGCAGAGAGGCTCTTCCAGCGCAGGGggtgtcttctccgtcttcttctcgagagGCAGTTGATGACGAATATGCGTGCCGGCCGTGAGCGAGACGAGCAAAGGAGTGCGACATGAACGATCaaagcagcgaggagacgaaacgaacgagcagaagaaggcgcagaagaaggaggaggcacagaagaagaagacgcagaagaagaagacgcagaagaagaagacgcagaagaaggaggcgaagcggagCAGAGAGATGCGGCGATGTAGGGACGcccgtgtctcctccagTTCTTCCGGAAGAAGCCGCTGACTCTgaggacgcatgcaaggGAGTGCGGGAGAGATGAAGACTTTGGAGGAAACCGAGACGTTCGACGATCAGCgatttcctcgtttcctaGAGACTCCGAAGATCCGCGTGAGCCGACAGCTCACGGTTTTCGAGCGTTTTGGAAGACACTACGCGTcactcgttttctgcttgcAGTGTTTATATGCAACTTCTGACGACCGAGGAATTTCTTGAGTCAGAGAGCTCCTCGTCCAAGTGTGAAcgttcgtctgtctccatcttTGCGTGAGTCCGGCACCCGACGCCTCCGGTGTTTTTGTGTGGACTCTGGGAGACACCGCACCGAATTTATTCCTTCCCTTCCCTCGAGAGTCTCGGTAACCTTGTCTTGTATCGGTGTGCTATAACTCGAAATTCATCTTATAATTTTGGTTTCTTAGTTGCGCTCACCGCGAAAACAGTCACACccaagaaaaaaagcaacTTTCCAGTTCTGCTGCCTCCACTGCAGGCGCttgaggaaggaagcgctGCATGTGCATCTCTGGAAGTCAGCCGCTGGTCGCACTCCCGGCGCTTGTTTTCTCACTTGTCTCCTGTCTGGCTCTTGCTCGTCCTACCTGCTGCCCTAtcgctctcgctcttgtGCCTGTCTAGACCTCGCTCCGTCCCTCGACGagtatctctctctttgtctctttctctctgcttcttccttcccctgcatgtctctctctgtttgtgtccTGCCTCCTggtcgtctctgtcgagcgttccgcctctccgtcgctctctttcctcactTTCTGAGTGCTCTTTTCGCAGTTTCTGAgtgttcttttctcgcggcgCTCTCTCCCAGGccgtctgtttctgtctggaAGCCCCGTTTAAGCCCAGGGAAAAACGGCAGGAAAcaaagggagaaacggagacggaaGGGCAGCAAGAAGCGCAGATGCGAACCACCGGGAGAAAACAAGCTTCCAGCAGACAGGCGCGATGGAAGAcgcgcaagagaagaagagaagagaaagacgagaccCAAGgtcgaaagaaagaggagagaaagcagaagaagcagaggaacgagaaaggagagacgcagacgaagagagagcagaaaaaggaggacaAAGGGCaacgacagaaagaaaggaacggTCTGGGGGAAAAGAGCACCTCTTTCACTGTGAGACGACCCATTCTTCCAGATGAGAAGAACTTTCAAAGTTCaagtttctttcttctgaaaACGACAAATCCCTCGTGACTCCCCACCACTGCACTCGGTACCTCTGCCACACTTTTTGCTGCGTTCGtgtgaggaaaagaaagaaaagaacaccAGATCAGCGAGAGAGTCACTCCACCTCGCGCTCGATGTCTCCCCAACTCTTAAAACAAAAGCTTTTCAACCGAAGTCGACCCTCACGCAGCTACAAAAAGGTCTGCACGCATGCACGTGTGCACCTAGGCAAGCAAATGCATTTCAAAAGTCCTCGAAAATACTAAATCCTCTTCTGACGGCTCTTCATGCCGTCCGCATACGCAGCGaaggtatatatatttatatatatatatatatatatgtatatttatatagatagatagataggtTCAGATACCTATTGACGGGTATACCAGCTATACGCATTTTCAGGTTTACATCGGCTATCCACATTTTTTGCTCGTGGAGAGCTCTGCATTACGAGGGCGCGCTGTCTGCAGCTGGCGAGTCGCAGGTTCGTCAGTGGAGATGAGCGGAGAGCACTGCTTTTCTTTATCGAGGCGTCGCGTTCCTCATGTAGTTTTGCCGCTGTTGTTTGTGGCTGCTGGTTCCCTTTCcatctgtttcctttcttttctctcgctttgtcTGCCTTCATGCTTCCACGCCTCTTTTTGTCCCTGGTCTTTCCCTGTTGCTATCTTTTACGTCCCTCTGTCtcacttctctcctctttctttttctgctcttcttgctctcctctgttgtttctctccactttaGAAAGCCAGGTGTGAGGAGCGCGCGTCGCCGGATGCGGtcggctctgcatgcgtcgggaGTTGAAACTTCGAGCCTGCGAGGCTCATCAAGTCTGCAAATGgatctttctcttcctcttccgcctcctctcttctcgcggccTGGGTCCTCTCGATGTTCTTCCCcatctcctgtctctgcgtgtctGTCACCTTCTCCCcagccttctctcccgcacTCAGTCCCGGCCTGCTGTCGTCGCCTGCTACGCTGAAGAAGCTTCCATCCTGTCTCCCGACTCCTgaactgaagaagacagtTCTTCCCGAGTTCTCATGTCCTgcgttctcgcttcttccttctcttctcactctctctcctctctctcctcccgctcCTCCCCACCCGATTTCGACGCAGGTCTCGGGGCTTCGTTGTCTTCGCGCTGCTTCCTGTGAAGCGCCACCGCCTCCGGAGTTTTCACTTGCTcgcagttcttctctttcggtgtgtctttctgcttccaaCCGAAGACACCGTTCCCCGTCTCCCCATTCCTTTAATCCTGTTAACTTGCCGAGGAAACGACCTTCTTCGGAAGGCGCTGCAGCTGTCGcgacttcgtctctgcgAGGAGACCAACATGCCCGGTCCTCCTCAGGCGCCAGAGCGCTCTGACGCTCCGCGGCTCGAGGGCGCCCTCCAGATCCGTcgaaagtcgagagagacggcgaggcaccgcgaagagaaacggcaacagtcgcgtttttctgtgcgtctccCGCGAGGAGCGcaagaggagcagaagcaTCGAGCGTCTCCGATTGCTGAAAAGAGAATCGCTGCTCCTGGCCTGTGCTCTTCCCCgggcctctctccctctcacTCCGGTCGCAGGCGGAACTCGCCTCCCTCGGTCGAGGGCTGTGCtgtggagagacgcaaaacgcgggagaactcagaggagaaggcagtCGCACATCTCCCGCCTCAGTGCCCGCCAAAGGATTCTTCGCAGTTGCTCCCGGGGTCGTGCACCATCCCTGAAGCTGCGGCAGCGACGCTTCAGAGATGCCCGGCGGAGAGtgagaaaacgcaaaagcAGCGTCCGAGTCTTTTGCGGCCCATGGTGTGGCGAGCGAGGCCTCGGGAGCAGCAGCCGAGAAAGGGATGTCTCGCCTCACAAAGGCAGAGCCAGCTGCGAACTCTTGGTCAGCGTCCACGCGTTCTCGACGCACCCCAGCGGAgcacagagggagaggggatgaagacaaagacgactCTTGCGCAGAGCGAGAGTGAAACGAAGCGCAttgaggagaagcagaagcgaaagcaTCAGGCTCCCGCCCTCGCGGTTCTCCGTAATGGGGGGCGAAGACCGAGAGAGGCAAGgcgtcgagagaggaagtgCAGCGCTCTGGTTCGCGAGGCGAGTCAGAAGCAAATACGAGACCAGATCCCATggccaggagagagagactgttCTGCTTGGGAGGCGGGGCGGACGCTCCAAACAACTCtgtgcagagacgcagacagaacTCGAAAAACTTCGAGAGTCAGTTGCCTTGCTTTGCAGAAGACAGCAGGCAATTCGCAGCAGCTCGGCTCCACGTCGGCGCACCCCACAACGCGTCGAACGAGATCACGAACGAGATGGAAAAAAgtcagaaaaaaaaggcagtcgcgcaggagacaggcacTCTCCACCGACACTGAGACAGTGCGTTTCTTGAAATGCGAAAAGACGCACTGTTTTCCAAACGACCAGCGAGCACGCAGATACGAGTCTGCCCTGCTCCGCTCAACTCCGATTGCCTGTAGATACACGCTCTACGGCGGCCTTCTGCGACACCGCCTAATCGACCCCTCTGTGTCATCTTTCTGAGAGTTCCTTACCTAAGAGATCTACACCACCCTCTTCGCTGCCTTGAGACTCGCAGATCTCTCCTGATCGAGTTCCTTCTACTCGTTTACTCTCCATTGCTCCACTTGCGGTTTCTGctccccttccttctcctcttcctccttctcttctcccttctcctctctttccttctcctctgtttccttcttctctctttccttcttctctcctcccttcgtcttcccttccttcttctcttctcccgtctcctaTCTTTCCTTcatctctcctcccttcttcccttccttcttctcttctcccttctcctatctttgcttctcctctcctcccttcttctcttctcccttctcctctctttccttctcctctgtttccttcttctctctttccttcttctctcctcccttcgtcttcccttccttcttctcttctcccgtctcctaTCTTTCCTTcatctctcctcccttcttcccttccttcttctcttctcccgtctcctaTCTTTCCTTcatctctcctcccttcttcccttccttcttctcttctcccttctcctatctttgcttctcctctcctcccttcttctcttctcccttctgctcttcttcgttcctctgtGCCTGCAGCGCCTGCTGATGCGGCTGGAGGTTCGTCTGAAGTTGCCAGGCGGCTTCTTGGTCCGGCCGCTGTGGGGACGttcgaggggagagaagagcggtggcgagaagagacaccgtgagaagaagagacaggccgTAAAGGGCCTTCTACAGGCGCGggggcgaaggagacagcagagccTTGTCGCCCAGGCAAGGAGACCGAAGCAGGCAATGCTCCTGAACTCGcagcgatgcatgcagctgcagtTGCATACGCCGACGAATGTCCTGCAAAAGAATACGCACGCAAGCTCCCTGCTTTCTCCCCTCCTGTTGCCTCCAAAGACGAAATCGTtaaacagaaaaaactcaATGAGAGCAACGCTCCAGAGagctacatatatatatatatatatatatatattatatctttatatacatacagatatacatacagatatacacatatatatatatatatgcatacatgcatgcagatgtaaGTACAGGCTGAGGTAGACGAACACACTTGCACTGATGTATAAATAGACAAATACAAacatgtacatgcataaGTGGACAGATGTTGATCGAGGTGGATCATGAGAGAGACCGATAGTAGTCGAGAGATGCAGACCGATATATAGACATAGATGGATCGATAGACAGATGGATGAAGATACAGATAGCAAAAGATAAAcgaatggagagagaaaaacgtggATAGAGAAcgtatgtgtgcatgtatatactTGGACGTGAGTGGACAGAATCAGATGTCGAGAAAAATGCGAATATCGAAGTGTGGGCATCAAGGCGAgtctcgctttttcgtttttgcaCTCTGACCGCTTTCGTTCGATGCTGCTGTCGATATATTGATCTCACGGCACCACTGGCTGCATGTAGAAAGAGAattctgttttctgtctctggagaTCTGTTGAGGATTCAGAGAGTGACTAAGTGACATCCGGGACGACGAGGCCTGCATTTCTAGTTTGTGCGGATTTGTGTCCGCGCCTTTGCGTCGTTTTCCAGTTTTTCATCGGGCTTGTCATTtatgtcttcttcgctttcgacTGCGTTTGATCTTCGCACCTCTGCGTTCCTCCGCCGCCAGATGAGGAtggcgctgcatgcggttgCGGCGCTTGAAGTAGGAGAAGGGCAGGCCGTCGATTGTCAGGTGAAAGAGTCCCCCCGAGGCCTCGAAGAAaatcgagagaagatgcTCCTGCAGCGGCCAGCTGTAGAGGAACTTGTGCGCTCGCATGCTGCACAGCAGAAATGGAGAACTCACACGGTAAcgctgtggagagaaaagaccgGCGCGTCGATGCTTGCTGcaggacagaggagagaggagagaggaactgacagaaaaagacagaggaaggccaagaagagcgaacgagagacgcgcgaagaagagcgagttCAAGAGACAACATCACAGAGGGAGACTTaggagctgcatgcagcgcagaCGAGGAGCACCGTCGCGAAAAACGCGCGGAGTGAACCTACCTGAACTGCTCGTTGATGATGCGGCCATCGACGATGAGGCGCTTCTTTCCAGTCACTTTCGAGTGGAAAAACGCGACTTCATGTTTCACTCCTTTGATCGTTAGCAGCTGCAAAAACACACAGGTTCACGAAGCCACTTGGCCGGCGATCTCCAGACATGGTTGAAACTCATACaggcatacatatatatacatatatatacatatatatatatatatatatatatgcatatacatatgtatacgtatatatacatatatatatatatatatatatatatgcgtatatatagGTCAATAGTCAAGCATGTGCATACACATCCATAATATGTACACatttatgtatacatatatacatatatatatatatatacatatatgaatgtatatTTTAACAGAAGCGTGAGAGGATGAAGAACAAGTTGCGCCTGGAGTTTGACTCGTGTATATGCTCGGCAAGAAGTCGCAAGTGTTGCGTCTGGACCTCCATTTGTTGTGGTGCGGCCGCCCCCAGTGTTTCTTTAGACACGAGTTGGTCTTCAGATCTCGTtgcttccgtttttctttttcctgtcttgtACCCAGGTGTACTTGACTTTCGAGGCTTCGATAGTTTGGCCCACAAAATCGAGGCCTGCGTAGAGCGCCTCGACTTCCTCATCACTCCGCAGTCTGCCACAGCTGTTTCTTGACGGagtctctgactctctcccCGCGTCCTCGCgatagagagaagaagttgCCCTTCGGTGCATTCCTGGGGAGACGTCCAGACTCTCGCCAGTGCCCGACGCGAAAGACCTCCCCGCGCCTCGCCTGTGAAGTCCCTGTCCCTCCTCCATTgtggcgaagaaggaggggagaagaaatcagacaagcagaagaagaagcttgTCTGCAGATAGCCTCGAAGAAGGCGTTTGCTGTCTATTCCCTGTGGAGTGGActgcagaagagggagaggctTGGCAGGCGAGCGCGGCTCCTCACCGTCGAGTTCGTGACTTCTTTGACGCACGGACTTGTCATGCGAGAGAAACGTTGGCACGGGGCGGCGCCGAAGTCCACCGAGGCTGTCGAGATTTTGACGCGTTCAGAGAGCGACTTCAGCGGTCGTCGcgcagaaagacgaaggcgaggcgctCCGGCGTTGTTTTGCAGGAGGcggaacggagaaagaggaagaagctggatGCTAAAAAGGGAGAGCTTTGCGCATGGCTGTTTGAATAGTCTGTCGAGGTGTCTACacgcaggagaaaaaagaaagcgcCGACAGTAGATCCCGAACTGGCGATCGCGGAGACCTTTTCCAGAGTGTGCGACAGCGTGGAAGGCGGCGGTCAAAAAAGcggcgaaaaaaaaggagaagacattTCCCTGTCCGATGCTGAGCCGGCCGCTTCGCCGTTCTTGTCTGCCTGCAAGTTGCATGTGATGTCATCGGTTCGTCACCGCAGCTCTTGCGCGTTTTCGCTGGCTGGCGAGGAGGAACACCACGGCCGGCAGGGAGAAGCGGTTTCGCCgcgagcagaaagaaggcgagaaatcTTTCTTTGCCGGTGACGACGCTGTTCCAGACTCTccaaaaaaaaacaggagaaatCATGAAAGAACGCACAAGAAAATCTGTGCTCGGTGCGTGTGatgctctcctctcgccaGACAAATGCACGGTGAACTGCGAGACACTGGCGCCTGCACTCTCAAGGTCGTTACCccaaaacgagaaaaaagatcttctctttcttctcgttttcatGTCTTGTtcatctctccttcttctccatttcttctctctttctcatatctcttttctttctcatatctcttttctttttcatctctccttctcatctctccttctcatctctcttctttttcttctccctttcttctctgcttcatctctctctgctttttcttctctgtttcatcTCTCttggcttcttcttttctccttcttttctctttcttctctgcttgtaCGCTCCTCTGTCCCCCGtgtgtcgtcttcttcctcgctttctctgtcttcaaGCGGGATGCCTGGCAGTTCCAGAGAGCAAGCTcctgtttctgttcttcgccagacagagagagagactgtgAGAACGCGATTGGCTGTCAGGccgcaagagagaagggagaggctCGTGCGGGGCTGCAGTCGTCAGCGACTGAGAGAGAACTCCGCCAAAGGGAAGCCTTAGTTCTGGGGAAGCGAATGcggaaagggaagagaaagaaagagaaggaaggacaaggcaagagaaagaaaggaaaggaaaagagagggaatTGGAAGGCACacaaggcagaagagaagaaaataaagacaaagaagaaaagaggaaagaaacagagaggtcAGCGAGATAAACCattgagaagaaagaaaaagagcgaggGCATTCACGACCCTTTGATTCCTGGCGCCCCGCCATCGCAGACCAATCCTGAAGCGTAGAAGGCCTTGCCTCTGACACACACACTGCGCCGCCAAGTCTTCCCGCGTCTTTGAAGGCCTCCGAGCTTCTTTGCCGAGCTGAGTTTGCTGACTCGTTTCGCGAATGGTTCTCTCAGTGAAGAGCGCCTTCGTATCCGGGTGATTGGgacaaagaaaaggaaggcaaaagaaaggaaatccGAGGCTACACTTCGTCACACGGTTTCTGAGAAACAGAACTCCTCGACTGTACACAGAGAACCGAGAAACCGACAAAGTGAGACCAGAGGTgcaggaagaaagcagaaaagaaatagacaggagacagaaagatgcACAGGTCCATGAGATGCACTGAAACAGCCTGTGTGGTGACCCGTTGGGGACGAGACCGACTTCGAGGGAGACACACGCCGTTGCCCTTGTCTccgagcttcttctccagtcaCAATGGCGAAGAGTTCTCTGTCGGAAAAGAAGGCTGTCTATGCGCATACAACAGAGTAGAAATGCGAGGTAGCAGCCGTAGGTCTCTTAAGGTTCCCCTCTAGAAAAGAAGTTCGTTTCCCCAGCCGAAATCAGGTCTCAAAGCTCGTCCATGCTTTCAGTCGATTGGGGTACTGTGCCTCCGGCAGAAATCGGTGACCATTCTTCCACTGAAGCAAACCATGTGGATCGACAGATAGGCTGaggcaaagagaagcagaccgatatggagaaaacaaaaaaagcTAGAGGGGAATCGATGACTCTACCGACTGAGGTGCGAACAAAGAGATAAGTTCACAGACATAGGCCTCCCTGTGCATAGAGCCATGCACAAAACTAATTTCTTATCCAGAGTTAAATCGACAAAGTCATCAATGAGTTGACAGAGATGGACGGAGCCAGACGCCCGGGCACAGATGATGCGTCATTTCTGACAGAAATTCAAAGGTGGCtcgatatacatatatatatatatatatatattacatGGAAATATACTGTATATTTGCAGAGACGTGCATATACATAAAGCTATATCTGTAATCAAATATAAATATCAacatatattcatatgcaaatatatgtgcatatatatatatatatatatatatatatatatgtgta from the Toxoplasma gondii ME49 chromosome IX, whole genome shotgun sequence genome contains:
- a CDS encoding hypothetical protein (encoded by transcript TGME49_264900), which produces MEEGQGLHRRGAGRSFASGTGESLDVSPGMHRRATSSLYREDAGRESETPSRNSCGRLRSDEEVEALYAGLDFVGQTIEASKVKYTWLLTIKGVKHEVAFFHSKVTGKKRLIVDGRIINEQFSMRAHKFLYSWPLQEHLLSIFFEASGGLFHLTIDGLPFSYFKRRNRMQRHPHLAAEERRGHSSAYATAAACIAASSGALPASVSLPGRQGSAVSFAPAPVEGPLRPVSSSHGVSSRHRSSLPSNVPTAAGPRSRLATSDEPPAASAGAAGTEERRRAEGRREEGRRGEAKIGEGRREEGREEGRRDEGKIGDGRREEGREEGRRDEGKIGDGRREEGREDEGRREEGKREEGNRGEGKRGEGRREEGRRGEAKIGEGRREEGREEGRRDEGKIGDGRREEGREDEGRREEGKREEGNRGEGKRGEGRREGGRGEGRGAETASGAMESKRVEGTRSGEICESQGSEEGGVDLLELFGASAPPPKQNSLSLLAMGSGLVFASDSPREPERCTSSLDALPLSVFAPHYGEPRGREPDAFASASPQCASFHSRSAQESSLSSSPLPLCSAGVRRERVDADQEFAAGSAFVRRDIPFSAAAPEASLATPWAAKDSDAAFAFSHSPPGISEASLPQLQGWCTTPGATAKNPLAGTEAGDVRLPSPLSSPAFCVSPQHSPRPREASSACDRSERERGPGKSTGQEQRFSFQQSETLDASAPLALLAGDAQKNATVAVSLRGASPSLSTFDGSGGRPRAAERQSALAPEEDRACWSPRRDEVATAAAPSEEGRFLGKLTGLKEWGDGERCLRLEAERHTEREELRASENSGGGGASQEAARRQRSPETCVEIGWGGAGGERGERVRREGRSENAGHENSGRTVFFSSGVGRQDGSFFSVAGDDSRPGLSAGEKAGEKVTDTQRQEMGKNIERTQAARREEAEEEEKDPFADLMSLAGSKFQLPTHAEPTASGDARSSHLAF